Proteins encoded within one genomic window of Thiothrix litoralis:
- the hrpA gene encoding ATP-dependent RNA helicase HrpA, with the protein MSNLIQKRALRLQNLPKPEYPEELPVAARRAEIIKAIAAHQVVIICGETGSGKTTQIPKMCLELERGVNGFIGHTQPRRIAARSVAARIAEELKVQLGQQVGYKVRFHDRCSPDSYVKLMTDGILLAEIQQDRYLKQYDTLIIDEAHERSLNIDFLLGYLKWLLPKRRDLKVIITSATIDPERFSQHFDNAPIINVSGRTYPVDIRYRPLVDVDAEEEFERDQTQAILDAVDELGREAPGDILIFLPGEREIRETAEALRKHHPPATEILPLYARLSNEEQHRIFEPHGRRRIVLSTNVAETSLTVPGIKYVVDSGYARISRYSWRAGVQRLPIEKVSQASANQRSGRCGRVSNGITIRLYSEDDFNKRPVFTEPEILRTNLAAVILQLATMWTADVENFPFVEPPDTRLIRDGYKLLFEIGAVDADYNVTPSGHQLAKLPLDPRYGRMLLAAQENGALREALIIVSALTLQDPRERPLDKQQASDEKHSRFKDEHSDFLGFLKLWDYYHEQRKHLTQRKFRELCKKEFLSFMRLREWHDIHQQLHQMLAEMGCKENASEASYDAIHLSLLTGLLGNIGMKDEDREYMGAGGRKFHLFPASSLRKKPPQWVMAAELVETSRLFGRTIARIQPEWIEKLAAHLLRHHYTEPHWEQKQAQVAAFERTSLYGITITPRRKVNYGRIDPEVCREIFIRHALVYGEYRTPAPFFQYNAELIADIETLEAKGRRRDILADEHRLYEFYEQRIPAHVVNGPTFERWRKKAEQKDSQLLHLSRDYLMQREAGHEKSGQYPDTLSVQGMILPLRYHFDPKAEDDGVTVRVPLLGLNQLAVIRFDYLVPGMLEEKITALIRALPKPIRKQFVPAPDYARACLESIQPSDTVPLQAAVEKHLLRMTGSQIPPEAWVDVALPNHLQMRFEVADETGKVIRSGRDLETLRGKVRQQTRQELASKPVQSIERVGITAWDFGDLPELYWLEAGGTKLRTWPALVDANNSVTIRLFDNEADATQAHWQGVLRLFLLTLPGEVKDVPKYVPSMQTLCLHYAATGKCDELKESITRYVFRQVFADYLNIRKQASFEHALGEGRRQIFPQTQETARLLAPILALYHELRKQLKGKMQPSWLEALNDISDQLNHLVYVGFLDTVSPEELRHFPRYLKGIQRRLQKLAENPTKDRALRVQVQPYWDQWKAKKHRESSEHASEYRWMLEEFRVSLFAQELGTARPVSAKRLDELWKKALTE; encoded by the coding sequence GTGAGCAACCTTATTCAAAAACGCGCCCTGCGCCTGCAAAACCTCCCCAAGCCCGAATACCCGGAAGAACTTCCGGTAGCGGCGCGGCGTGCCGAAATCATCAAGGCCATTGCAGCACATCAAGTCGTCATCATTTGCGGCGAAACCGGCTCCGGCAAAACCACCCAAATCCCCAAAATGTGTCTGGAACTGGAACGCGGGGTCAACGGCTTCATCGGCCACACCCAACCACGCCGCATTGCCGCACGTAGCGTCGCCGCCCGCATTGCCGAAGAACTCAAGGTGCAACTAGGGCAACAGGTCGGCTACAAAGTCCGTTTCCACGACCGCTGTTCACCCGACAGTTACGTGAAACTGATGACGGATGGCATCCTGCTGGCAGAAATCCAGCAAGACCGTTACCTCAAACAATACGACACCCTGATCATTGATGAAGCGCACGAACGCAGCCTCAATATCGACTTCCTGCTCGGCTACCTGAAATGGCTGCTTCCCAAACGTCGCGACCTGAAGGTAATCATCACCTCGGCCACCATCGACCCGGAACGCTTTTCACAACACTTTGATAATGCACCTATTATTAATGTATCCGGGCGTACCTACCCGGTAGACATCCGCTACCGCCCCTTGGTGGATGTGGATGCCGAAGAAGAATTCGAGCGTGACCAAACCCAAGCCATTCTGGATGCGGTGGATGAACTGGGGCGCGAAGCCCCCGGCGACATCCTGATATTCCTGCCGGGCGAACGCGAAATCCGCGAAACCGCCGAAGCCTTGCGTAAGCATCACCCACCCGCCACCGAAATTCTGCCGCTGTATGCCCGCCTCTCCAATGAGGAACAGCACCGTATTTTTGAGCCACACGGACGCCGCCGCATCGTGCTTTCCACCAACGTCGCGGAAACCTCCCTCACCGTGCCCGGCATCAAATACGTGGTGGACAGTGGTTACGCTCGCATCTCACGCTATTCGTGGCGCGCGGGTGTGCAACGCTTGCCGATTGAAAAAGTCTCGCAAGCCTCTGCCAACCAGCGTTCCGGGCGCTGCGGACGGGTCAGCAACGGCATCACCATCCGCCTCTACAGCGAAGACGATTTCAACAAACGTCCGGTGTTTACCGAGCCGGAAATCCTGCGCACCAACCTCGCTGCCGTCATCCTGCAACTTGCCACCATGTGGACAGCGGATGTGGAAAATTTCCCGTTCGTCGAACCACCCGATACCCGGCTAATCCGCGACGGTTATAAACTGCTGTTTGAAATCGGCGCAGTGGATGCCGATTACAACGTCACCCCCAGCGGACACCAACTCGCCAAACTGCCGCTCGATCCACGCTACGGGCGCATGTTACTGGCAGCGCAGGAAAACGGCGCATTACGCGAAGCACTAATCATCGTCAGCGCCCTGACATTGCAAGACCCGCGTGAACGCCCTTTAGACAAACAACAAGCCTCCGACGAAAAACACAGCCGCTTCAAGGACGAGCACTCCGATTTCCTCGGTTTCCTAAAACTCTGGGATTACTACCACGAACAACGCAAACACTTGACCCAACGCAAGTTCCGCGAATTGTGCAAGAAAGAATTCCTGTCGTTTATGCGCCTGCGTGAATGGCATGACATTCACCAACAACTCCATCAAATGCTCGCCGAAATGGGTTGCAAGGAAAACGCGAGCGAAGCCAGCTACGACGCCATCCACCTCAGCCTGCTGACCGGCTTACTCGGCAATATCGGCATGAAGGATGAAGACCGCGAGTACATGGGCGCGGGCGGACGTAAATTCCACTTATTCCCCGCCTCCAGCTTGCGTAAAAAGCCCCCGCAATGGGTCATGGCTGCCGAGTTGGTGGAAACCTCACGCCTGTTCGGGCGCACCATCGCCAGAATCCAGCCAGAATGGATCGAAAAACTCGCCGCTCACCTATTACGCCACCATTACACCGAGCCACACTGGGAACAAAAACAGGCACAAGTAGCCGCGTTTGAACGCACCTCGCTGTACGGCATTACCATTACCCCGCGCCGCAAGGTCAACTATGGGCGCATTGACCCGGAAGTTTGCCGTGAAATTTTCATCCGCCACGCACTGGTCTACGGTGAATACCGCACCCCTGCCCCCTTCTTCCAGTACAACGCCGAACTGATCGCCGACATCGAAACGCTGGAAGCCAAAGGCCGCCGCCGCGACATCCTCGCCGATGAGCACCGGCTGTACGAATTTTATGAGCAACGCATTCCCGCCCATGTCGTCAACGGGCCTACCTTCGAGCGCTGGCGCAAAAAAGCCGAGCAAAAAGACAGTCAGTTACTGCACCTCAGCCGCGATTACCTGATGCAGCGCGAAGCCGGGCATGAAAAGAGCGGGCAATACCCCGATACCCTGTCCGTACAAGGCATGATTCTGCCGCTCCGTTATCACTTTGACCCCAAGGCCGAAGATGATGGCGTCACTGTGCGCGTACCCTTGCTCGGTTTGAACCAACTTGCCGTGATACGCTTCGATTATTTAGTGCCGGGAATGCTGGAAGAAAAAATCACTGCATTAATTCGCGCCCTCCCCAAGCCCATACGCAAACAGTTTGTGCCCGCACCCGATTACGCACGAGCCTGCCTCGAATCTATCCAGCCCAGCGACACCGTTCCCTTGCAAGCTGCTGTTGAGAAACACCTGTTGCGTATGACCGGCAGCCAGATTCCCCCCGAAGCTTGGGTAGACGTGGCATTGCCCAACCATTTACAAATGCGCTTTGAAGTGGCGGATGAAACCGGCAAAGTCATCCGCAGCGGGCGGGATCTGGAAACCCTGCGCGGTAAGGTTCGCCAGCAAACCCGTCAGGAACTGGCCTCCAAACCCGTGCAGTCCATCGAACGGGTTGGCATCACCGCGTGGGATTTCGGCGATTTGCCCGAACTTTATTGGTTAGAAGCAGGCGGAACAAAATTACGCACTTGGCCTGCCTTGGTCGATGCCAACAACAGCGTCACCATCCGCCTATTTGACAATGAAGCCGACGCTACTCAAGCACACTGGCAAGGCGTCTTGCGCCTATTCCTGCTCACTTTGCCGGGTGAAGTGAAAGATGTACCCAAATACGTTCCGTCCATGCAGACCTTGTGCCTGCACTACGCCGCCACTGGCAAATGCGATGAATTGAAGGAAAGCATTACCCGTTACGTCTTCCGTCAGGTCTTTGCGGATTACCTGAATATCCGTAAACAAGCTAGTTTTGAACATGCCTTGGGTGAAGGCCGTCGCCAAATTTTCCCACAAACGCAGGAAACAGCCCGGCTACTCGCTCCCATCCTTGCCCTGTACCACGAACTGCGCAAGCAACTGAAAGGTAAAATGCAACCAAGCTGGCTGGAAGCCCTGAATGACATCAGTGATCAATTGAATCATCTGGTGTATGTGGGTTTTCTGGACACAGTATCGCCCGAGGAATTACGGCACTTTCCGCGTTACCTCAAAGGCATTCAAAGGCGATTGCAAAAATTGGCGGAGAATCCGACCAAAGACAGGGCATTACGGGTACAAGTGCAACCGTACTGGGATCAATGGAAAGCAAAAAAACACAGGGAGAGTAGCGAACATGCCAGCGAGTATCGCTGGATGCTGGAAGAATTCCGGGTATCGCTATTTGCGCAGGAGCTGGGAACCGCAAGGCCGGTATCGGCCAAGCGGCTGGATGAACTATGGAAGAAAGCGCTTACTGAGTAG
- a CDS encoding GumC family protein, giving the protein MENYYTNQSKNLEVRAQGNAQVVEYIPVEEIASKTQVEEFGFGELWRRLMQRKWLLLGIALTTFLAAIVLTMTSPNVYRATTTLQVTPEDGPALNLGEGTGAARAPMSEREFYQTQTELLRSERLTKNTLDKLGISSRFEADDSLKSRAYDWLASVKRDLTGDVVVDDKTHVMEENFKRSLSIYPVENSQIFKISYDHRDPKLAADVVNTLADSYKQMNFDLRNERVAHTKEILSDKLAAAKSELEASENKLVAYAKKQGIITLDGDRSSASGVMDGFNAALTEATGARIAAEAAFNRSKNVAGADRTLENPAIQALKEELARSQAEYRDKSRLFKPGFPEMQQLQGRISELRSEISKESASIDSTARGKLQAEFEAAKQREAKLKAEVKKQEGVLIGQRDKSPEYNTLERKVEADRRNYDSLLTSLGEVRRAEDSGASNVAVVDVASVPSKPYSPNIPLNLAMGAAIGLLLGLLAAVLAEIMDDRIRSVEDMRRALGSIPLLGVVPYISGRKNKNVLALRGQVGSSFMLEAFRSLRENILMMKAPSHQGLALLMNVTSPAPSEGKTTTAVNLATVFAYTGKRVLLIDCDMRHPEAHNKLGLENRVGVSDFLLGEKDVSDLIQETTVQNLSAISAGSAVPNPTELLASDRFTELLSEVEGMFDHIILDGPPVMGLADALIISNRTGNTVFVSAYGQTGKRNLKDAMGRLHQAQCNIIGSVLTKMKSPEVSNKYYGYPNRYPRSSQTAMVATQ; this is encoded by the coding sequence ATGGAAAATTACTATACAAATCAGTCGAAAAATCTCGAAGTAAGAGCCCAAGGTAATGCTCAGGTCGTCGAGTATATTCCCGTGGAGGAGATTGCCTCAAAAACACAGGTTGAGGAATTCGGCTTTGGTGAGCTGTGGCGGCGGCTCATGCAGCGTAAGTGGTTGTTGTTGGGTATTGCCTTGACTACTTTCCTGGCTGCTATCGTGTTAACCATGACTTCTCCCAATGTTTATCGTGCGACAACGACTTTGCAGGTGACACCGGAAGATGGCCCAGCTCTAAATTTAGGGGAGGGTACAGGGGCTGCCCGTGCTCCTATGAGCGAGCGGGAGTTCTACCAGACTCAGACCGAACTGCTACGCAGTGAGCGTTTGACCAAAAATACTTTGGACAAGCTGGGGATCTCCTCCCGTTTTGAGGCTGATGATTCCTTGAAATCACGGGCTTATGATTGGTTGGCTTCCGTCAAGCGTGACCTGACGGGTGATGTTGTGGTAGACGATAAGACTCATGTGATGGAAGAAAACTTCAAGCGTTCATTGTCGATTTATCCAGTAGAAAACTCGCAAATTTTCAAGATTAGCTATGACCACCGTGACCCCAAATTGGCAGCGGACGTTGTGAATACGCTGGCGGACAGTTACAAGCAGATGAATTTTGATTTGCGTAACGAGAGGGTTGCCCATACCAAAGAAATTCTGAGTGATAAGCTGGCAGCAGCAAAAAGTGAGTTGGAGGCTTCGGAGAACAAGCTGGTTGCCTATGCCAAGAAACAAGGCATTATTACGTTGGACGGGGATCGTTCTTCTGCCTCGGGAGTAATGGATGGGTTCAATGCGGCGTTAACGGAAGCAACCGGGGCAAGAATTGCTGCGGAGGCCGCTTTTAACCGCTCCAAGAATGTTGCAGGTGCTGATCGTACTTTGGAAAATCCAGCGATTCAGGCATTGAAAGAAGAGTTGGCACGCTCACAGGCGGAATACCGTGACAAGTCCCGTTTGTTCAAGCCGGGCTTCCCGGAAATGCAGCAACTTCAAGGCCGCATTAGCGAATTGCGCAGTGAAATTTCTAAAGAGTCGGCAAGCATCGACAGCACGGCTCGCGGCAAGCTGCAAGCTGAGTTTGAAGCTGCCAAGCAGCGCGAAGCCAAGCTGAAAGCTGAAGTCAAAAAGCAGGAAGGCGTATTGATTGGGCAGCGTGATAAGTCTCCTGAATATAATACACTGGAACGCAAAGTAGAAGCTGACCGCCGTAACTACGATAGCCTATTGACTAGCTTGGGCGAAGTGCGTCGTGCGGAAGACAGTGGTGCTAGCAACGTTGCAGTAGTTGACGTAGCCAGTGTGCCCTCCAAGCCTTATTCGCCCAATATCCCGTTGAATCTGGCAATGGGTGCCGCCATCGGTTTGTTGTTGGGGCTGTTGGCTGCGGTGCTGGCAGAAATCATGGATGACCGCATCAGAAGTGTTGAGGATATGAGGCGTGCATTGGGTTCCATTCCTTTGTTGGGCGTGGTTCCCTACATTTCCGGGCGTAAGAACAAGAATGTGCTGGCACTGCGTGGTCAGGTTGGCAGCTCTTTCATGCTGGAAGCTTTCCGCTCCTTACGTGAAAACATTCTCATGATGAAAGCGCCGTCGCATCAGGGGTTGGCTTTACTCATGAATGTCACCAGCCCTGCGCCAAGTGAAGGTAAAACCACTACTGCCGTGAACCTAGCAACGGTATTTGCTTACACGGGTAAACGAGTCCTGTTGATTGATTGCGATATGCGTCACCCGGAAGCCCATAACAAACTGGGTCTGGAAAATCGCGTGGGTGTGAGTGATTTCCTGTTGGGCGAAAAGGACGTGAGCGACCTGATTCAGGAAACCACCGTGCAAAACCTTTCCGCGATTTCAGCAGGTTCCGCTGTGCCTAACCCGACTGAATTGTTGGCAAGTGATCGCTTTACTGAATTGTTGAGCGAAGTGGAAGGTATGTTTGACCACATTATCCTTGATGGGCCACCAGTGATGGGCTTGGCGGATGCCTTGATTATTTCTAACCGTACCGGCAATACTGTGTTTGTGAGTGCTTACGGCCAAACCGGTAAGCGCAATTTGAAAGATGCAATGGGACGTTTGCATCAAGCACAGTGCAATATCATCGGTTCTGTGCTGACCAAGATGAAGTCGCCGGAAGTGTCCAACAAGTATTATGGCTATCCAAACCGCTATCCACGTAGCAGTCAGACGGCGATGGTGGCTACTCAGTAA
- a CDS encoding mannose-1-phosphate guanylyltransferase/mannose-6-phosphate isomerase translates to MATPITPVILSGGSGSRLWPVSRKLRPKQFLPLISEDRTLFQSTLERLDGLVDKQPAIVVCNEEHRFMVAEQLQGIDQANQGILLEPVGRNTAPAVAVAALCLLDKTGQDPVMLVLPADHVISDVTAFQQAIVQACSLAEDGYLVTFGITPLSPETGYGYIEQGAPITGFDNAWQVATFAEKPTVETASAYLAGGKHLWNSGIFMFKASTFLHELETHRPEILEACKKSFKQAQHDMDFIRLDAASFHACPSDSIDYAVMEHTRHAATVPLNAGWNDVGAWSAVWEVSERDAANNVLRGNVMTHDAGNNLVFTEDRLVTLVGVDDLIVIETKDATLVAHKSKAQDVKRIVTALEAEGRSEAIIHRLVNRPWGCYDSVDAGERFQVKRITVKPGAKLSLQKHHHRAEHWIVVKGTAEVTCDDKIFLLTENQSTYIPLGSVHRLANPGKVPLELVEVQSGSYLGEDDIVRLEDQYGRNEA, encoded by the coding sequence ATGGCAACTCCGATAACCCCCGTCATCCTGTCGGGTGGCTCTGGCTCACGTTTGTGGCCTGTTTCCCGTAAATTGCGTCCCAAGCAGTTTTTGCCGCTGATTTCTGAAGACCGTACCTTGTTCCAGTCGACACTGGAGCGTCTTGACGGGCTTGTGGACAAACAGCCAGCCATTGTGGTGTGTAACGAAGAACACCGTTTCATGGTGGCTGAACAATTGCAAGGCATTGATCAGGCCAATCAGGGCATCCTGCTGGAACCTGTCGGGCGCAATACCGCTCCGGCAGTTGCCGTGGCGGCCTTGTGTCTGTTGGACAAAACCGGGCAAGATCCGGTGATGTTGGTGCTGCCTGCTGACCACGTGATTTCTGATGTGACCGCTTTTCAGCAAGCCATTGTTCAAGCGTGCTCGCTGGCAGAAGACGGCTATCTGGTGACGTTTGGCATTACGCCGCTGTCGCCAGAAACCGGGTATGGTTACATTGAACAAGGTGCGCCGATTACCGGTTTTGACAATGCTTGGCAGGTGGCTACCTTTGCCGAAAAGCCCACTGTTGAAACGGCGAGCGCGTATCTGGCGGGTGGCAAGCATTTATGGAACTCCGGCATTTTCATGTTCAAGGCCAGCACCTTCCTGCATGAACTCGAAACCCACAGACCTGAGATTCTGGAAGCCTGCAAAAAGTCCTTCAAGCAAGCCCAGCATGATATGGATTTTATCCGGCTGGATGCAGCGTCTTTCCATGCCTGTCCTTCTGATTCGATTGACTATGCGGTGATGGAACATACCCGCCATGCCGCTACCGTACCGCTCAATGCCGGTTGGAATGACGTGGGCGCATGGTCTGCGGTGTGGGAAGTCAGCGAGCGGGATGCTGCCAACAATGTGTTGCGTGGCAATGTCATGACCCATGATGCGGGCAATAACCTAGTCTTTACCGAAGACCGTCTGGTGACGTTGGTAGGGGTGGATGATTTGATTGTCATCGAAACCAAAGATGCTACCTTGGTCGCGCATAAAAGCAAGGCTCAGGATGTGAAACGTATCGTGACAGCGTTGGAAGCAGAAGGCCGTAGCGAGGCGATTATTCACCGTTTGGTCAATCGCCCATGGGGTTGCTACGACTCGGTGGATGCGGGTGAGCGTTTCCAAGTGAAGCGGATTACAGTTAAGCCCGGTGCAAAATTGTCCCTGCAAAAACACCATCATCGTGCTGAGCACTGGATTGTGGTGAAGGGTACGGCTGAAGTGACCTGTGATGACAAAATCTTTCTGTTGACCGAGAACCAGTCAACTTACATACCGCTGGGTAGCGTCCACCGTCTCGCTAATCCGGGAAAAGTGCCGCTTGAGTTGGTTGAAGTTCAGTCAGGTAGTTATCTTGGGGAAGATGACATCGTTCGTCTGGAAGATCAGTATGGGCGCAATGAAGCCTAG
- the fcl gene encoding GDP-L-fucose synthase, whose translation MKKTRIYVAGHRGMVGSALIRQLAQRPNVELVLRSRQEVNLSRQQEVEQFFQAESIDQVYLAAAKVGGIHANNTYPADFIYENLMIESNIIHSAWQAGVQHLLFLGSSCIYPKFAQQPMAESELLQGELEATNEPYAIAKIAGIKLCESYNRQHGTQYRSVMPTNLYGFNDNFHPENSHVIPALMRRFHEAKRAKDPQVTVWGSGTPLREFLHVDDMAAASIHVMEMDDAAYQALVPQTLSHINVGTGADCSIAQLAQLMAEVVGFQGKIVFDASKPDGTPRKLLDVSRLKGLGWQPQIALPAGLKSTYEWFVDHQRDFRQS comes from the coding sequence ATGAAAAAGACCCGTATTTATGTCGCTGGCCATCGTGGCATGGTTGGCTCCGCCCTGATTCGCCAACTGGCGCAACGGCCTAACGTTGAGTTAGTGCTGCGTTCGCGGCAGGAGGTGAACCTGAGCCGTCAACAGGAAGTTGAGCAGTTTTTCCAGGCGGAATCTATTGATCAGGTCTATCTGGCGGCGGCAAAAGTCGGGGGGATTCATGCCAATAACACGTATCCGGCGGATTTCATTTATGAAAACCTGATGATTGAAAGCAATATCATTCATTCAGCTTGGCAAGCAGGTGTTCAGCACCTGCTGTTCCTTGGGTCATCCTGCATTTACCCCAAGTTTGCCCAGCAGCCAATGGCGGAGTCTGAATTGTTGCAAGGTGAGTTAGAAGCCACTAACGAGCCTTATGCTATTGCCAAAATCGCCGGTATCAAATTATGTGAATCCTACAACCGTCAACATGGCACGCAATACCGCAGTGTCATGCCGACCAATTTGTACGGTTTCAACGATAATTTTCACCCGGAAAACTCCCATGTGATTCCTGCGTTGATGCGGCGTTTCCATGAGGCGAAACGGGCAAAAGACCCACAAGTGACGGTGTGGGGTTCGGGGACGCCCCTGCGTGAGTTCCTGCATGTGGATGATATGGCGGCTGCCAGCATTCATGTCATGGAAATGGATGATGCAGCGTACCAAGCACTGGTTCCGCAAACTTTGTCGCATATCAATGTCGGTACCGGGGCAGATTGCAGTATCGCCCAACTGGCGCAATTGATGGCGGAAGTGGTCGGTTTCCAAGGCAAGATTGTCTTTGATGCCAGCAAGCCAGACGGTACGCCCCGCAAGTTGCTGGATGTTTCCCGCCTCAAGGGCTTGGGGTGGCAACCGCAGATTGCCTTACCCGCAGGGCTTAAATCAACGTATGAATGGTTCGTCGATCACCAGCGTGATTTTCGGCAATCCTAA
- the gmd gene encoding GDP-mannose 4,6-dehydratase, whose product MSKTALITGITGQDGAYLAEFLLKKGYTVHGIKRRSSSLNTDRIDHLYQDPHTSDGKFVLHYGDMTDSMNLTRIIGQVQPDEIYNLAAMSHVHVSFDMPEYTANADGIGTLRILEAVRFLNLTKKTRIYQASTSELYGLVQEVPQKETTPFYPRSPYAVAKLYAYWITVNYREAYGMFACNGILFNHESPLRGETFVTRKITRAASRIALGLQQDLHLGNLSAKRDWGHAQDYVEMMWLILQADEPEDFAIATGVTTEVREFVRMAFARTGILVEFNGEGVDEKGVIAGFDRAVYETATGAQPEQHGLAVGREIVSVDPRYFRPTEVELLIGDPTKAKEKLGWVPKHDLNSLVNDMMESDLKLMLKEKHLKDHGHRIMSYHE is encoded by the coding sequence ATGAGCAAAACGGCTTTAATTACGGGTATCACGGGTCAAGACGGTGCTTACCTGGCTGAGTTTTTGTTGAAAAAGGGCTATACCGTACACGGGATCAAACGTCGGTCTTCATCGCTGAATACTGACCGTATCGACCATCTGTACCAAGATCCGCATACCTCCGATGGTAAATTTGTGCTGCATTACGGCGACATGACCGACAGTATGAACCTGACCCGGATTATCGGTCAGGTACAACCGGATGAAATTTACAACCTCGCGGCGATGAGCCACGTTCACGTCTCGTTTGATATGCCTGAATACACCGCCAATGCGGATGGTATCGGCACACTGCGTATCCTTGAAGCGGTACGTTTCCTGAACCTGACCAAAAAAACCCGTATTTATCAGGCATCCACGTCCGAGCTGTACGGCTTGGTACAAGAAGTGCCGCAAAAGGAAACCACGCCCTTCTACCCGCGCTCACCTTACGCCGTTGCCAAGTTATACGCTTACTGGATCACCGTTAACTACCGCGAAGCCTATGGCATGTTTGCGTGTAACGGCATCCTGTTCAACCATGAATCACCCTTGCGTGGTGAAACCTTCGTAACCCGTAAAATTACCCGTGCGGCGTCCCGTATTGCGTTGGGTTTACAGCAAGATTTGCATTTGGGCAACCTGTCCGCGAAACGTGACTGGGGTCATGCGCAAGATTACGTGGAAATGATGTGGTTGATTCTGCAAGCTGATGAGCCAGAAGACTTTGCCATTGCAACCGGCGTTACCACTGAAGTACGTGAGTTTGTGCGCATGGCGTTTGCCCGCACCGGTATTTTGGTGGAATTTAACGGTGAAGGTGTCGATGAAAAAGGCGTGATCGCCGGTTTTGACCGTGCTGTTTACGAGACTGCCACCGGTGCGCAACCCGAGCAGCATGGCTTGGCAGTAGGCCGTGAAATTGTATCGGTTGACCCCCGTTATTTCCGTCCAACCGAAGTGGAGTTGCTGATTGGCGACCCAACCAAGGCCAAGGAAAAACTGGGCTGGGTTCCTAAACATGATCTGAATTCACTGGTGAATGACATGATGGAATCTGACCTGAAGCTGATGTTGAAAGAAAAGCATCTGAAAGACCACGGTCACCGCATTATGTCTTATCACGAGTAA
- a CDS encoding glycosyltransferase family 2 protein, translating into MSNKFFFITICYNNLSGLMRTVNSMLEQSYPHWECIIIDGNSQDGTKAYLEQLSHEQANIRVVSEPDRGIYDAMNKGITQIPACDYFCFLNSGDSLFAPETLVQLDAKIKALAENQPAIVYGHACEEFANDQQVIKPASSTISLEKGMFCNHQSMFFHHRYAQLRYDLEYKLSADYDYIVRAVKVLQHPSDIQMVDMVISRFDMTGVSNSQRMSGIKEDFKLRVKNELCSSVPSALYAVRSIGLMSLKRVSYPLYLLMRSKPTSNNQVI; encoded by the coding sequence ATGAGTAATAAATTTTTCTTTATAACGATTTGTTATAATAACCTGTCTGGTTTGATGCGTACTGTGAACTCCATGCTGGAGCAGTCGTACCCGCACTGGGAATGCATCATTATTGATGGCAACTCACAAGATGGCACGAAGGCATACCTTGAGCAACTGTCTCATGAACAAGCCAATATTCGTGTGGTATCAGAGCCAGACCGGGGCATTTACGATGCAATGAACAAGGGCATTACCCAGATTCCGGCGTGCGACTATTTCTGCTTCCTGAACTCCGGGGACTCCCTATTTGCACCGGAAACCTTGGTGCAATTGGATGCTAAAATCAAGGCATTAGCTGAGAATCAGCCAGCGATTGTTTACGGTCATGCCTGTGAAGAGTTTGCTAACGACCAGCAGGTTATCAAACCGGCGAGCAGCACGATAAGCTTGGAAAAAGGGATGTTTTGTAACCATCAGTCCATGTTTTTCCATCATCGTTATGCCCAATTACGCTATGATCTTGAGTACAAACTCTCGGCAGATTATGACTATATCGTCAGGGCAGTTAAAGTACTCCAGCATCCGTCTGATATTCAGATGGTCGATATGGTCATTTCGCGCTTTGACATGACGGGTGTTTCCAATAGTCAGCGTATGTCTGGCATTAAGGAAGACTTTAAGTTAAGGGTGAAAAACGAGCTTTGCTCATCTGTACCTTCGGCATTGTATGCCGTGCGTTCCATTGGTCTGATGAGTTTGAAGCGTGTTTCATACCCGTTGTATTTGCTGATGCGCAGCAAACCGACCTCTAACAATCAAGTTATCTAA
- the pssE gene encoding PssE/Cps14G family polysaccharide biosynthesis glycosyltransferase, with translation MTLNLQDASKKTRVLVITGTTGFDSLVRKIDESRELEKRYDITLQTGEGAYKPQYKASFDFDKGLKDRLAEYDFFITHAGAGTIFMLLEQKKRVLVVPNTERADKHQTELAQYVKSQNLCAVCPDVQGVAEAISVIDNSTQNLQPYEKVEFNAVREVLRYIYE, from the coding sequence GTGACGCTGAATTTGCAGGACGCCTCTAAAAAAACGCGTGTTCTGGTGATAACCGGGACAACAGGTTTTGATTCCTTGGTGCGGAAAATTGACGAGAGTCGGGAGCTGGAAAAGAGGTATGACATTACCTTGCAAACCGGTGAGGGGGCTTATAAACCCCAGTACAAAGCCTCGTTTGATTTTGACAAAGGTCTGAAAGATCGCCTGGCTGAGTATGACTTTTTTATTACCCATGCAGGTGCAGGCACCATTTTTATGTTGCTGGAGCAAAAAAAGCGTGTCTTGGTTGTGCCTAATACCGAGCGGGCTGACAAGCATCAAACTGAACTGGCTCAGTACGTAAAGTCGCAAAATTTGTGTGCGGTCTGCCCGGATGTACAAGGTGTTGCGGAGGCGATCAGTGTTATCGACAACAGTACGCAAAACTTGCAGCCTTACGAAAAAGTGGAATTTAATGCAGTACGGGAAGTTCTGAGATATATTTATGAGTAA